The Rhododendron vialii isolate Sample 1 chromosome 8a, ASM3025357v1 genome has a window encoding:
- the LOC131335334 gene encoding phosphatidyl-N-methylethanolamine N-methyltransferase, protein MGILACVGVVLPFPFYYWLWTYPQTWVDMCGRGRDPSKVMARVSHLLKLVQFISLFSVSSLSWPPPLYFWPLFLFGQFLNFRVYQLLGESGTYYGVRFGKNVPWVTEFPFGVINDPQYVGSILSLLACLSWVPFLYILLWVLGYVFMILIESKEDVATRCKPLV, encoded by the exons atgggaaTACTGGCGTGCGTAGGAGTGGTGTTGCCCTTCCCATTCTACTACTGGCTATGGACGTACCCTCAGACATGGGTGGACATGTGCGGGCGAGGCCGAGATCCGTCCAAGGTAATGGCTCGAGTCTCTCACCTCTTGAAGCTCGTTCagttcatctctctcttctccgtCTCCTCCCTCTCCTGGCCCCCGCCTCTCTACTTCTGGCCCCTCTTCCTCTTCGGCCAGTTCCTCAATTTCAG GGTTTATCAATTACTTGGTGAATCGGGCACTTACTATGGTGTCCGCTTTGGAAAGAACGTCCCATGGGTAACTGAATTTCCCTTTGGGGTGATAAACGACCCGCAGTATGTTGGAAGTATTCTGAGTCTTCTTGCATGCCTATCGTGGGTCCCCTTCCTCTACATTCTCCTGTGGGTTCTAGGTTATGTCTTCATGATCCTTATAGAATCTAAGGAAGATGTTGCCACTCGTTGCAAGCCACTCGTTTAA